A genomic stretch from Haloarchaeobius amylolyticus includes:
- a CDS encoding IclR family transcriptional regulator: MSEHPVGATGTTFRVVEALTAVEQAGVTELADRLDMSKGGVHNHLRTLEQLGYVVREDGEYRLGLRFLDLGSRIRARDRLYQVARPHVERLAESSGETASLVVEEQGEAVYVFSSGSDVDDPIRDGGRAPLHACAGGKAILANRPAPERDDLLGDDLTPRTERTTTDRDELASQLRTARDQRLAFDRGELRPDRRAVAAPILTDADVAVGAVSVSGPTDRMSGKRLDEDMPGLVISCANSVTVEFVSG; this comes from the coding sequence ATGAGCGAGCATCCGGTGGGTGCGACCGGGACGACGTTCCGGGTCGTCGAGGCACTCACGGCCGTCGAACAGGCAGGCGTCACGGAACTCGCGGACCGACTGGACATGTCGAAGGGGGGCGTCCACAACCACCTCCGGACCCTGGAGCAACTCGGCTACGTCGTCCGGGAGGACGGCGAGTACCGCCTCGGCCTGCGCTTCCTGGACCTCGGTTCGCGCATCCGTGCCCGCGACCGACTGTACCAGGTCGCCCGCCCGCACGTCGAACGCCTGGCCGAATCCAGTGGCGAGACGGCCAGCCTCGTCGTCGAGGAGCAGGGCGAAGCCGTCTACGTGTTCAGTTCGGGGTCGGACGTGGACGACCCGATCCGTGACGGGGGCCGAGCGCCCCTGCACGCCTGCGCCGGCGGGAAGGCCATCCTGGCGAACAGACCCGCCCCCGAACGTGACGACCTCCTGGGTGACGACCTCACGCCGCGGACCGAGCGCACCACCACGGATAGGGACGAACTCGCCAGCCAGCTCCGGACCGCCCGGGACCAGCGACTGGCGTTCGACCGGGGGGAACTCCGCCCGGACCGCCGGGCCGTCGCCGCGCCGATACTCACCGACGCGGACGTGGCAGTCGGGGCGGTGAGCGTCTCGGGGCCGACAGACCGGATGAGCGGGAAGCGACTCGACGAGGACATGCCCGGACTCGTCATCAGCTGTGCCAACAGCGTGACGGTCGAGTTCGTCTCCGGGTGA
- a CDS encoding ABC transporter substrate-binding protein, with the protein MSGQERTIDRRTVLKGTGAASLFALAGCVSTGGGDTTTDGGGGGGGGGGNDTTSGGGGGAAMADSIEAWGWDVAAKSLDLTDDPYEEANGGDVAIKQIGRSDMKDKFKSKLLAGSGAPAAAMMESVDAAAWIDTGGLRDVSGWLDDDVKSKFVSGKWGPLTKDGGVYAMPWDIGPVGTFYRQDVLAEHDIDLSTVETWDQFIEEGKKLPDGQFMINLPSNDYDGLWRMQYRQLGGQPFTKDGKVAFNNDTSVRVAQNLKAIHDAGIADSKASWSSAWFSAFKDGTIASLNGGAWMEGTLKAELPSTSGKWRVMKPPAYEKGGGRATNWGGSNLVIANQVSDAKARRAWDYMQYTLASKEMQIKMYKNFGIFPAYKPAYESDEFDTKNEFLGGQRAGRMFAEVAPNIPSYRYSVDTPEVTKAINSHFSDMIAGKVSPTKAVEKAAKQVANRTGRDLA; encoded by the coding sequence ATGAGTGGTCAGGAACGCACCATCGACAGGCGGACGGTCTTGAAAGGAACCGGCGCAGCCAGCCTCTTCGCACTCGCGGGCTGCGTCAGCACGGGCGGCGGCGACACCACCACCGACGGCGGTGGGGGTGGCGGCGGCGGTGGCGGGAACGACACCACCAGCGGTGGAGGTGGCGGCGCCGCCATGGCGGACAGCATCGAAGCGTGGGGCTGGGACGTCGCAGCCAAGTCGCTCGACCTCACGGACGACCCCTACGAGGAAGCCAACGGTGGCGACGTCGCCATCAAGCAGATCGGTCGTTCGGACATGAAGGACAAGTTCAAGTCGAAGCTACTCGCGGGCTCGGGTGCGCCCGCCGCGGCGATGATGGAGAGCGTCGACGCCGCCGCCTGGATCGACACGGGCGGGCTGCGTGACGTCTCCGGGTGGCTCGACGACGACGTCAAGAGCAAGTTCGTCTCCGGCAAGTGGGGCCCGCTCACGAAGGACGGCGGCGTCTACGCGATGCCGTGGGACATCGGGCCGGTCGGGACGTTCTACCGGCAGGACGTGCTCGCCGAGCACGACATCGACCTCTCGACGGTCGAGACCTGGGACCAGTTCATCGAGGAGGGCAAGAAGCTCCCCGACGGCCAGTTCATGATCAACCTCCCGTCGAACGACTACGACGGCCTCTGGCGGATGCAGTACCGCCAGCTCGGCGGGCAGCCGTTCACCAAGGACGGGAAGGTCGCCTTCAACAACGACACCAGCGTTCGCGTGGCCCAGAACCTCAAGGCCATCCACGACGCCGGTATCGCCGACAGCAAGGCCTCGTGGTCGAGCGCGTGGTTCTCCGCGTTCAAGGACGGCACCATCGCCTCGCTCAATGGCGGCGCGTGGATGGAGGGGACGCTCAAGGCCGAACTCCCGAGCACCTCGGGCAAGTGGCGCGTCATGAAGCCGCCGGCGTACGAGAAGGGCGGCGGGCGCGCGACCAACTGGGGCGGTTCGAACCTCGTCATCGCGAACCAGGTCAGTGACGCGAAGGCCCGGCGCGCGTGGGACTACATGCAGTACACGCTCGCCTCGAAGGAGATGCAGATCAAGATGTACAAGAACTTCGGCATCTTCCCGGCGTACAAGCCGGCCTACGAGTCGGACGAGTTCGACACGAAGAACGAGTTCCTCGGCGGCCAGCGCGCCGGGCGCATGTTCGCCGAGGTCGCGCCGAACATCCCGTCGTACCGCTACTCCGTCGACACGCCCGAGGTCACCAAGGCCATCAACAGCCACTTCAGCGACATGATCGCCGGCAAGGTGAGCCCGACGAAGGCAGTCGAGAAGGCCGCGAAGCAGGTCGCCAACCGCACGGGTCGCGACCTGGCCTGA
- a CDS encoding ABC transporter ATP-binding protein — MATIDIDTVRKEFENDEEGTIVAVEDVNLTIEDGEFLVLVGPSGCGKTTTLRTIAGLEDVTSGEIFFDDREVSEKRARDRDVAMVFQNYALYPHMNVRQNIGFGLKLSTELSSAEIRQKVDKVAEMLGISDLLHKKPKELSGGQQQRVALGRAIIREPEVFLMDEPLSNLDAKLRAEMRTELQELQHDLDVTTVYVTHDQTEAMAMGDRIAIMNDGVLQQVGSAEEVYRHPTNEFVANFIGSPSINLLTCEVDGSTLRGPGGFTYELADTSWVEGHDEVRVGIRPEDLRLTDGPGNDAEVSVVEPMGNENFLYMQLADIEMTARIASALRPSPGQTVTLEFDEESLYLFDSRTGEALKTKTDETDVAVEQFATEGGR, encoded by the coding sequence ATGGCAACGATAGACATCGATACGGTACGCAAAGAGTTCGAGAACGACGAAGAGGGCACCATCGTCGCGGTCGAGGACGTGAACCTCACCATCGAGGACGGCGAGTTCCTCGTGCTGGTCGGCCCCTCGGGCTGTGGCAAGACGACGACGCTGCGCACCATCGCCGGCCTGGAGGACGTGACCAGCGGCGAGATATTCTTCGACGACCGCGAGGTGAGCGAGAAGCGCGCCCGCGACCGCGACGTCGCGATGGTGTTCCAGAACTACGCGCTCTACCCCCACATGAACGTCCGCCAGAACATCGGCTTCGGCCTGAAGCTCTCGACGGAGCTCTCCTCGGCGGAGATTCGACAGAAGGTCGACAAGGTCGCGGAGATGCTCGGCATCTCCGACCTGTTGCACAAGAAGCCGAAGGAACTCTCCGGCGGCCAGCAACAGCGCGTCGCCCTCGGCCGCGCCATCATCCGCGAGCCCGAGGTGTTCCTGATGGACGAGCCGCTGTCGAACCTCGACGCGAAGCTCCGTGCGGAGATGCGCACCGAACTTCAGGAGTTGCAACACGACCTGGACGTGACGACGGTGTACGTCACCCACGACCAGACCGAGGCGATGGCGATGGGCGACCGCATCGCCATCATGAACGACGGCGTGCTCCAGCAGGTCGGCAGCGCCGAGGAGGTGTACCGCCACCCGACGAACGAGTTCGTCGCGAACTTCATCGGCTCGCCGAGCATCAACCTGCTCACCTGCGAGGTGGACGGGTCGACCCTGCGCGGCCCCGGCGGGTTCACCTACGAACTCGCGGACACCTCGTGGGTCGAGGGTCACGACGAGGTCCGGGTCGGTATCCGGCCCGAGGACCTCCGGCTCACCGACGGCCCCGGCAACGACGCCGAGGTGTCGGTCGTCGAGCCGATGGGTAACGAGAACTTCCTGTACATGCAACTGGCAGACATCGAGATGACGGCACGTATCGCGAGCGCCCTCCGGCCCAGCCCGGGCCAGACGGTGACACTCGAGTTCGACGAGGAGTCGCTGTACCTGTTCGATTCACGCACCGGCGAGGCGCTGAAGACGAAGACCGACGAGACGGACGTGGCGGTCGAACAGTTCGCCACGGAGGGTGGTCGGTAG
- a CDS encoding serine/threonine-protein kinase RIO2, whose translation MVQNVAPLMPDLEAEDFYLLSGVEQGMRFSEWVQREKIPKFSRLTIENVDYRLDRCLDRGLLERKTIQYEGYKLTFEGYDALALHTFAERDTIQGFGSSLGVGKESDVFEVQSYKPLALKYHREGFTNFREVMKERDYTSDRDHVSWLYTARKAAEREYERLESLFPDVSVPRPIDQNRHAIVMEKMEGVELSRAKLESEQVVGVLDLVVREMATAYREGYVHADMSEYNVFVSESGVTVFDWPQAVPTDHDNAAEFLERDLRNIVGYFRRKYPQEVPDVDVPSVADAIAAGEFDSVREHAD comes from the coding sequence ATGGTACAGAACGTCGCCCCCCTGATGCCCGACCTCGAGGCCGAGGACTTCTATCTGCTCTCGGGCGTCGAGCAGGGGATGCGATTCTCCGAGTGGGTCCAGCGCGAGAAGATCCCCAAGTTCTCCCGGCTCACCATCGAGAACGTCGACTACCGGCTGGACCGCTGTCTCGACCGGGGGCTGCTGGAGCGCAAGACCATCCAGTACGAGGGGTACAAGCTCACCTTCGAGGGGTACGACGCGCTCGCGTTGCACACCTTCGCCGAGCGCGACACCATCCAGGGCTTCGGCTCCTCGCTGGGCGTCGGCAAGGAGTCCGACGTCTTCGAGGTACAGTCGTACAAACCGCTGGCACTGAAGTACCACCGCGAGGGGTTCACCAACTTCCGCGAGGTGATGAAAGAGCGTGACTACACCAGCGACCGGGACCACGTCTCCTGGCTCTACACCGCGCGCAAGGCGGCCGAGCGCGAGTACGAACGACTGGAGAGCCTGTTCCCCGACGTGTCGGTCCCGCGGCCCATCGACCAGAACCGCCACGCCATCGTGATGGAGAAGATGGAGGGGGTCGAGCTCTCGCGCGCGAAACTGGAATCCGAACAGGTCGTGGGCGTGCTAGACCTCGTGGTCCGCGAGATGGCGACGGCCTACCGAGAGGGGTACGTCCACGCGGACATGAGCGAGTACAACGTCTTCGTCTCCGAATCCGGGGTGACGGTGTTCGACTGGCCGCAGGCGGTCCCGACCGACCACGACAACGCCGCGGAGTTCCTCGAACGCGACCTGCGGAACATCGTCGGGTACTTCCGCCGGAAGTATCCCCAGGAGGTGCCCGACGTCGACGTACCGTCGGTGGCAGACGCGATCGCGGCCGGCGAGTTCGACTCGGTCCGCGAACACGCCGACTGA
- the dgoD gene encoding galactonate dehydratase, which produces MRIVDYELYEVPPRWLFLRLETSDGTVGWGEPVVEGRAHTVRAAVEELLDTYLLGKDPNPIEDHWQTMYRGGFYRGGPVLMSAIAGIDQALWDIKGKQFGAPVYELMGGAARNRVRVYQWVGGDRPEGVAEAAAEKVSEGFTALKMNATAEMRRVDNPAAVDDAVARIAAVREAVGPEVDIGVDFHGRVSKSMAKRLAKALEPHDPFFIEEPVLPEHNDALPEIACHTTTPIATGERMFSRWDFKEVFESGAVDVIQPDVSHAGGITEVKKIADMAEAYDVAMAPHCPLGPIALASCIQVDACSPNTLIQEQSLDIHYNEGSDVLDYLADPSVFEYNEGYVDLPGGPGLGIEIDEQHVRAKSGDVDWHNPVWRHEDGSVAEW; this is translated from the coding sequence ATGCGCATCGTCGACTACGAGCTGTACGAGGTCCCGCCGCGCTGGCTCTTCCTGCGCCTGGAGACCAGCGACGGGACCGTCGGCTGGGGCGAACCCGTCGTCGAGGGGCGGGCCCACACCGTCCGGGCCGCGGTCGAGGAACTGCTCGACACGTACCTGCTCGGGAAGGACCCCAACCCCATCGAGGACCACTGGCAGACGATGTACCGCGGCGGCTTCTACCGCGGTGGCCCGGTCCTCATGTCGGCCATCGCCGGCATCGACCAGGCGCTCTGGGACATCAAGGGCAAGCAGTTCGGGGCACCCGTGTACGAACTCATGGGCGGTGCGGCCCGCAACCGCGTCCGCGTCTACCAGTGGGTCGGCGGCGACCGGCCCGAGGGCGTCGCAGAGGCCGCCGCCGAGAAGGTCTCGGAGGGCTTCACGGCGCTGAAGATGAACGCGACCGCCGAGATGCGCCGGGTGGACAACCCGGCCGCGGTCGACGACGCGGTGGCTCGAATCGCCGCCGTGCGCGAGGCCGTCGGCCCCGAGGTCGACATCGGCGTCGACTTCCACGGCCGCGTCTCGAAGTCGATGGCCAAGCGCCTCGCCAAGGCGCTCGAACCGCACGACCCGTTCTTCATCGAGGAGCCGGTCCTGCCCGAGCACAACGACGCCCTGCCCGAGATCGCCTGTCACACCACGACGCCCATCGCGACCGGAGAGCGCATGTTCTCCCGGTGGGACTTCAAGGAGGTGTTCGAGTCGGGCGCGGTCGACGTCATCCAGCCCGACGTGAGCCACGCCGGCGGCATCACCGAAGTCAAGAAGATCGCCGACATGGCCGAGGCGTACGACGTGGCGATGGCCCCGCACTGCCCGCTGGGCCCCATCGCGCTCGCCTCCTGCATCCAGGTCGACGCCTGCTCGCCGAACACGCTCATCCAGGAGCAGAGCCTCGACATCCACTACAACGAGGGCAGCGACGTGCTCGACTACCTCGCGGACCCGTCGGTCTTCGAGTACAACGAGGGCTACGTCGACCTGCCCGGCGGCCCCGGTCTGGGTATCGAGATAGACGAACAGCACGTCCGCGCCAAGTCGGGCGACGTGGACTGGCACAACCCGGTCTGGCGCCACGAGGACGGTAGCGTGGCGGAGTGGTAA
- a CDS encoding carbohydrate ABC transporter permease — protein sequence MSERAAQREFAWKVVTYLFLLVAVVVTIVPLYWIVVASTLKEEAFLAAGSAPSLLPGSEFMSNFAALQERTSEIYFLKLKEFVLAFNVGGTPVRVTLIPGFEGFQAGFLGAIGNSVFIGVVYTLLSLLICSMGGFAFAKYEFKYKEPIFYTILATLILPIQLLVIPLFLLMSRIGMTNTYWAIILPWAANPLGIFLMRQNMRSIPDALLESARMDGATEFQLFYRIALPTMKSSLAALAIILFLFQWNLFLFPLVILGQEKYTIPVAISDLVGAQRVYYDQIMVAAGLSIVPIFLLFLFLQKYFVSGILAGSVKE from the coding sequence ATGAGTGAGCGAGCAGCCCAGCGCGAGTTCGCCTGGAAGGTCGTCACGTACCTGTTCCTGCTCGTGGCGGTCGTCGTGACCATCGTCCCGCTGTACTGGATCGTGGTCGCCTCGACCCTGAAGGAGGAGGCGTTCCTCGCGGCCGGTAGCGCGCCGAGCCTGCTGCCCGGGAGCGAGTTCATGAGCAACTTCGCGGCGCTGCAAGAGCGCACCAGCGAGATTTACTTCCTGAAACTCAAGGAGTTCGTCCTGGCGTTCAACGTCGGCGGGACGCCGGTCCGGGTCACGCTCATCCCCGGCTTCGAGGGCTTCCAGGCCGGCTTCCTCGGGGCCATCGGGAACAGCGTCTTCATCGGCGTGGTGTACACGCTGCTGTCGCTGCTCATCTGCTCGATGGGTGGGTTCGCCTTCGCGAAGTACGAGTTCAAGTACAAGGAGCCGATCTTCTACACCATCCTGGCGACGCTCATCCTGCCCATCCAGTTGCTGGTCATCCCGCTGTTCCTGCTGATGTCCCGCATCGGCATGACCAACACCTACTGGGCCATCATCCTGCCGTGGGCGGCGAACCCCCTCGGCATCTTCCTGATGCGCCAGAACATGCGGTCGATTCCCGATGCACTGCTGGAGTCCGCGCGCATGGACGGCGCGACCGAGTTCCAGCTGTTCTACCGCATCGCACTCCCGACGATGAAGTCCTCGCTGGCGGCACTGGCCATCATCCTGTTCCTGTTCCAGTGGAACCTGTTCCTGTTCCCGCTGGTCATCCTGGGCCAGGAGAAGTACACCATCCCGGTGGCCATCAGCGACCTCGTCGGCGCACAGCGCGTGTACTACGACCAGATCATGGTCGCGGCAGGACTCTCCATCGTCCCCATCTTCCTGCTGTTCCTGTTCCTGCAGAAGTACTTCGTGAGCGGCATCCTGGCCGGTTCGGTGAAAGAGTAA
- a CDS encoding SDR family NAD(P)-dependent oxidoreductase: MPFDVTLPDGGGRFANQTVLVTGSTRGIGEGIAKRFAREGANVVVTGRTVEAGEATVAEIRDEGGEAVFVEADMRDPDDIATLVEATAEAYDGLDVLVNNAGVETNTAADEATMDDWAFVLETDFRSYWLCAKHAREYMDEGAIVNVSSNHAFLTMPAMFPYNAVKAGINGMTRAMALDFGPHVRVNTVNPGWVAIDRTTGEMDPEYREHLDAIHPVGRVGKPEDVAGVVAFLASDDAAFMTGESVLVDGGRSQVMQDDMLPDYGARRERGPE; the protein is encoded by the coding sequence ATGCCGTTCGACGTGACTCTGCCCGACGGCGGCGGCCGGTTCGCGAACCAGACGGTCCTCGTCACGGGGTCGACCCGCGGCATCGGCGAGGGCATCGCGAAGCGCTTCGCCCGCGAGGGCGCGAACGTGGTCGTCACCGGCAGAACCGTCGAGGCCGGCGAGGCGACCGTCGCCGAGATTCGAGACGAGGGCGGCGAGGCCGTCTTCGTCGAGGCCGACATGCGCGACCCCGACGACATCGCGACCCTCGTGGAGGCCACCGCCGAGGCGTACGACGGCCTCGACGTGCTCGTGAACAACGCGGGCGTCGAGACCAACACCGCGGCCGACGAGGCCACGATGGACGACTGGGCGTTCGTCCTGGAGACGGACTTCCGGTCGTACTGGCTCTGTGCCAAGCACGCCCGCGAGTACATGGACGAGGGCGCCATCGTCAACGTCTCCTCGAACCACGCGTTCCTGACGATGCCTGCGATGTTCCCCTACAACGCCGTGAAGGCGGGCATCAACGGGATGACCCGCGCCATGGCGCTCGACTTCGGCCCCCACGTCCGGGTGAACACGGTGAACCCCGGCTGGGTCGCCATCGACCGGACCACCGGCGAGATGGACCCCGAGTACCGCGAGCACCTCGACGCCATCCACCCGGTCGGGCGGGTGGGGAAACCGGAGGACGTCGCCGGCGTGGTCGCCTTCCTCGCCAGCGACGACGCCGCGTTCATGACCGGCGAGTCGGTGCTGGTCGACGGCGGGCGCTCGCAGGTGATGCAGGACGACATGCTGCCGGACTACGGCGCGCGCCGCGAGCGAGGGCCCGAATGA
- a CDS encoding carbohydrate ABC transporter permease → MSFETQVDERQASRRETVVDAFRKRRQQLTRTLPELPGVPYFFLLPFFVLFGVFLAFPILYTLYLSFFEFQSVGGDALLTFDFGFYQFTLTAIADLRFVGLDNYARLLSDGQFHQAMYNTVFILVVQVPLMIVIALALAVALDAAFVRARGLFRTLLALPVSANLVAYATVFVLLMQETGLVNFMLGAVGIDPIPWFQSDFWSRMTIVGAVTWRWTGYNMIILLAGLQNVPRQLYEAAEIDGANRIQKFRYVTLPQLKPVLLFVVVTSTIGTFKLFSEPLIVSQAGASAEATRTIVQYIYQMAFKRFQLGYASALTWVLIAVVSVLSIAQIKIGGDDDE, encoded by the coding sequence ATGTCATTCGAAACACAAGTCGACGAGCGGCAGGCATCGCGACGGGAGACCGTCGTGGACGCGTTCCGGAAGCGCCGCCAGCAGCTGACGCGGACGCTGCCGGAGCTGCCCGGCGTGCCCTACTTCTTCCTGCTGCCCTTCTTCGTGCTGTTCGGCGTGTTCCTCGCGTTCCCCATCCTGTACACGCTCTACCTCTCGTTCTTCGAGTTCCAGAGCGTCGGCGGGGACGCGTTGCTCACGTTCGACTTCGGGTTCTACCAGTTCACCCTGACCGCCATCGCGGACCTGCGGTTCGTCGGACTGGACAACTACGCCCGGCTCCTCTCCGACGGCCAGTTCCACCAGGCGATGTACAACACCGTGTTCATCCTGGTGGTCCAGGTCCCGCTGATGATCGTCATCGCGCTCGCACTCGCGGTGGCGCTCGACGCCGCCTTCGTCCGGGCGCGCGGCCTGTTCCGCACGCTGCTGGCGCTGCCGGTGTCGGCGAACCTCGTCGCGTACGCGACCGTGTTCGTCCTGCTGATGCAGGAGACGGGGCTGGTGAACTTCATGCTCGGGGCGGTCGGTATCGACCCCATCCCGTGGTTCCAGAGCGACTTCTGGTCCCGCATGACCATCGTCGGGGCGGTCACCTGGCGCTGGACCGGCTACAACATGATCATCCTGCTCGCGGGCCTGCAGAACGTCCCGCGACAGCTGTACGAGGCCGCCGAGATCGACGGCGCGAACCGCATCCAGAAGTTCCGGTACGTGACCCTGCCACAGCTCAAGCCCGTGCTGTTGTTCGTGGTCGTCACCTCGACCATCGGCACGTTCAAGTTGTTCTCCGAGCCGCTCATCGTGAGCCAGGCCGGGGCGTCGGCGGAGGCCACCCGTACCATCGTCCAGTACATCTACCAGATGGCATTCAAACGCTTCCAGCTCGGGTACGCGAGTGCGCTCACCTGGGTCCTCATCGCCGTGGTGAGCGTCCTCTCGATCGCCCAGATCAAGATCGGCGGTGATGACGATGAGTGA